One part of the Malus sylvestris chromosome 2, drMalSylv7.2, whole genome shotgun sequence genome encodes these proteins:
- the LOC126587168 gene encoding histone-lysine N-methyltransferase ATXR7 isoform X2 has product MPQPFVASGWTYVNEVGQMCGPYIQEQLYEGLSSGFLPDELPVYPLVNGTLIAPVPLKYFKQFPDHVATGFAYLSNGISTAASTPTSTDSFPSSHGGDLPIRDTPAPGPTPSPAPVVYPGSQFNSAFHANSNQPMSLPNEESCWLYVDGEGHKRGPHTLYELYSWYRYGYLQDSVMIYHVENKCAPFTLLSVANAWKPGTETVANSDAKSNGTGSSVSFISEISEGVSSQLHHGILKAARRVVLDEIISNVINEFFTTKKNQRVNQAVKACSSYSKTSEIAGDMKNCTAVLCEAAASDSVADETCINQDYSEPPPSTKSVGSIENFWESYAVVCRMLFDYCMQVMWNAVFYDSVAEYSSSWRRRKLWSGSPVWRIPSSEDAEKIDKLPHEALLPGQDSDAYDGDYPPGFEVMAKELVDHAHPSIISSLDLNGGNSSKQKSPSYEDMNCIVEYVENELQLSAKNALTEFVGSFVDEEVGKLVTSSKQENLMKENVGSSQCPSNSIGGSSDSCDELRISSTKSTEMNPSDVSPQSPSQVAQPVDHSVPEIQMSNLLENAFKELCSHVDDMSVDQDINEPLPPGLVDKAKAVVPSHTCKFRPSKSDECIPKIGEYTATAMCRKKLHDYVIRDWKSLFIDCSLQQFLVSWYTSKKTHAYKEKAFTRNKDHLEKHEKESKHCDNSGTAGLPPMIGKYTYHRKKLLRKKSGSSPSVTLGDTGLQNEIVEKSKKLHVTGDVPEKSELKIATVIPKKRRQCKSQTESHVGSPYLQAGDVPEKTELKFSTVIPKKQRQSKSQTELYGGTMSLQAGGMPEKAELKIASVIPKKRSQSKPQTESSVGATSLQAIAKNSSSSKLLKVSHAVKSSKPMEGTPKPSKKMVSAHEGDHNNVEKVVNSNGHDVRLIGEPLTKPSKLKRYRAMDDLKLSCPEKILKVANGAPKKAACKPVAARNIQSGKSKKLNPCPKSFGCARASINGWEWHRWSQNASPAERARVRGIKYVNAEYQRSDINTSQWSNGKGLSARTNRVKMRNLAAAADGADLLKATQLKARKKLLQFQRSKIHDWGLVALEPIEAEDFVIEYVGELIRPRISDIRERHYEKIGIGSSYLFRLDDGYVVDATKRGGVARFINHSCEPNCYTKVISVDGHKRIFIYAKRHIAVGEEITYNYKFPLEEKKIPCNCGSKKCRGSLN; this is encoded by the exons ATGCCTCAACCTTTCGTTGCGAGCGGATGGACGTACGTCAATGAAGTCGGACAAATGTGCGGTCCGTACATTCAAGAGCAACTGTATGAGGGTTTATCCTCTGGGTTCCTCCCCGATGAGCTTCCTGTGTACCCTCTGGTCAATGGCACCTTGATCGCCCCAGTTCCATTGAAGTACTTCAAGCAGTTTCCTGATCATGTCGCCACCGGGTTCGCGTATCTCTCTAATGGCATCTCAACCGCCGCATCCACACCCACATCCACCGATTCTTTTCCATCTTCTCACGGCGGCGATTTGCCTATCCGCGACACACCTGCTCCTGGACCGACACCTTCACCTGCTCCTGTTGTTTATCCTGGTTCCCAGTTCAATTCTGCTTTCCATGCCAATTCCAATCAGCCCATGTCACTG CCAAATGAAGAGTCTTGTTGGTTGTATGTGGATGGTGAAGGGCACAAACGCGGGCCGCATACTCTTTATGAATTATACTCGTGGTATCGATATGGATATCTTCAGGATTCGGTCATG ATTTATCATGTTGAGAATAAGTGTGCGCCCTTCACCCTATTATCTGTTGCAAATGCTTGGAAACCTGGAACTGAAACTGTCGCCAACTCTGATGCCAAAAGCAATGGCACGGGGTCTTCTGTAAGCTTTATATCTGAAATTTCTGAGGGAGTTTCTAGCCAACTGCACCATGGAATTTTGAAGGCAGCTCGCAGGGTTGTCTTAGATGAGATTATCAGCAATGTCATTAATGAGTTTTTtaccacaaaaaaaaatcaaagggtTAATCAGGCCGTGAAGGCTTGTTCCTCGTATAGCAAAACG TCTGAGATTGCTGGAGATATGAAGAACTGTACTGCTGTTTTGTGTGAGGCTGCAGCTTCCGACTCTGTTGCTGATGAGACATGTATCAATCAAGATTACAGCGAACCTCCACCAAGCACGAAATCTGTTGGAAGCATTGAAAACTTTTGGGAGTCGTATGCAGTTGTTTGTAGAATGCTTTTTGATTATTGTATGCAAGTCATGTGGAATGCTGTTTTCTATGATTCAGTGGCAGAGTACTCCTCTTCTTGGAGGAGGAGGAAACTTTGGTCTGGTTCTCCAGTGTGGAGGATACCTTCTAGTGAAGATGCTGAGAAGATTGATAAGTTACCTCATGAAGCT TTACTACCCGGGCAAGATTCTGATGCTTATGATGGTGATTACCCGCCTGGTTTTGAAGTCATGGCAAAGGAATTAGTTGATCATGCACATCCATCAATTATCTCTTCATTGGATCTTAATGGAGGAAATTCATCTAAACAGAAAAGTCCCTCATATGAAGACATGAACTGCATTGTAGAATATGTAGAAAACGAGCTCCAGTTGTCTGCAAAGAATGCTTTGACTGAGTTTGTTGGATCTTTTGTTGATGAGGAGGTCGGGAAATTAGTTACTTCGtctaaacaagaaaatttaatGAAG GAGAATGTCGGCTCTTCTCAGTGTCCCAGCAATAGCATTGGTGGATCTTCAGACTCATGTGATGAATTGAGGATTTCAAGTACAAAATCTACAGAGATGAATCCATCTGATGTATCCCCCCAATCTCCATCGCAAGTAGCACAGCCTGTTGATCATTCTGTACCTGAAATTCAGATGTCCAATTTGTTGGAAAATGCTTTTAAGGAATTATGTTCTCATGTAgatgatatgtctgttgaccaAGACATAAATGAGCCATTGCCCCCTGGACTTGTAGACAAAGCTAAAGCTGTTGTGCCATCACACACTTGCAAATTCCGACCTTCAAAGTCAGATGAATGTATTCCTAAGATTGGAGAATATACTGCCACAGCAATGTGCCGGAAAAAACTACATGATTATGTCATTAGAGATTGGAAATCATTGTTTATTGACTGTTCTCTTCAACAGTTTCTTGTATCATGGTACACTTCAAAGAAGACCCATGCTTATAAG GAAAAAGCATTTACTAGGAATAAAGACCATCTCGAAAAACATGAGAAAGAATCAAAGCATTGTGACAATTCTGGCACCGCAGGACTTCCTCCAATGATTGGTAAATATACGTATCACCGCAAGAAGTTGTTGCGGAAAAAGTCAGGGTCTTCACCGTCTGTAACGTTAGGTGATACTGGGTTACAGAATGAAATAGTGGAAAAGTCAAAGAAATTACATGTTACTGGAGATGTGCCTGAGAAATCAGAGCTAAAAATTGCTACTGTGATTCCTAAGAAGAGAAGACAATGCAAATCCCAAACTGAATCGCATGTTGGATCCCCATATTTGCAAGCTGGAGATGTGCCTGAGAAAACAGAACTAAAATTTTCTACTGTGATTCCTAAGAAGCAAAGACAAAGTAAATCCCAAACTGAATTGTATGGTGGCACCATGTCTTTGCAAGCTGGAGGTATGCCTGAGAAAGCAGAACTAAAAATTGCTTCCGTGATTCCTAAGAAGAGAAGCCAAAGCAAACCCCAAACTGAATCGTCTGTTGGCGCCACATCATTGCAAGCCATTGCTAAGAATTCTAGTAGTAGCAAACTATTGAAGGTTTCCCATGCAGTGAAAA GTAGCAAGCCCATGGAAGGCACTCCTAAACCTAGTAAAAAGATGGTTTCAGCTCACGAAGGGGACCACAATAATGTTGAGAAAGTTGTGAATAGCAATGGTCATGATGTTAGGCTTATAGGAGAGCCTT TAACTAAGCCATCAAAGCTGAAAAGGTATCGCGCAATGGATGATTTGAAATTGTCATGTCCCGAAAAGATCTTGAAAGTAGCCAATGGTGCTCCCAAGAAAGCAGCATGTAAGCCAGTTGCAGCTAGAAATATACAGTCCGGTAAATCCAAGAAACTAAATCCTTGCCCTAAATCTTTTGGATGCGCCCGGGCGTCCATTAATGGCTGGGAATGGCATAGATGGTCACAAAACGCAAGTCCTGCTGAAAGAGCCCGTGTTAGGGGAATTAAATATGTTAATGCTGAGTATCAACGTTCTGATATTAATACATCACAGTGGTCAAATGGCAAGGGTCTTTCTGCAAGAACAAATAGGGTGAAGATGCGCAatcttgctgctgctgctgatggGGCTGACCTTCTGAAAGCTACTCAATTAAAG GCGAGGAAAAAGCTTCTACAATTCCAGAGAAGCAAGATACATGATTGGGGTCTTGTTGCATTGGAGCCAATTGAGGCAGAAGACTTTGTTATTGAATATGTTGGAGAACTGATTCGTCCCAGG ATATCTGATATCCGTGAGCGTCATTACGAGAAGATAGGAATTGGCAGCAGTTATCTTTTTAGGCTTGATGATGGTTATGTG GTTGATGCTACAAAACGTGGAGGAGTTGCTAGATTTATAAACCATTCTTGTGAG CCTAACTGCTACACCAAAGTTATCAGTGTTGATGGTCACAAACGAATCTTCATTTACGCAAAACGGCATATAGCTGTTGGTGAAGAAATTACTTACAATTATAAGTTTCCTTTGGAGGAGAAGAAGATTCCTTGCAACTGTGGTTCGAAAAA GTGTCGTGGATCTTTGAATTAG
- the LOC126587168 gene encoding histone-lysine N-methyltransferase ATXR7 isoform X1, producing the protein MPQPFVASGWTYVNEVGQMCGPYIQEQLYEGLSSGFLPDELPVYPLVNGTLIAPVPLKYFKQFPDHVATGFAYLSNGISTAASTPTSTDSFPSSHGGDLPIRDTPAPGPTPSPAPVVYPGSQFNSAFHANSNQPMSLPNEESCWLYVDGEGHKRGPHTLYELYSWYRYGYLQDSVMIYHVENKCAPFTLLSVANAWKPGTETVANSDAKSNGTGSSVSFISEISEGVSSQLHHGILKAARRVVLDEIISNVINEFFTTKKNQRVNQAVKACSSYSKTSEIAGDMKNCTAVLCEAAASDSVADETCINQDYSEPPPSTKSVGSIENFWESYAVVCRMLFDYCMQVMWNAVFYDSVAEYSSSWRRRKLWSGSPVWRIPSSEDAEKIDKLPHEALLPGQDSDAYDGDYPPGFEVMAKELVDHAHPSIISSLDLNGGNSSKQKSPSYEDMNCIVEYVENELQLSAKNALTEFVGSFVDEEVGKLVTSSKQENLMKENVGSSQCPSNSIGGSSDSCDELRISSTKSTEMNPSDVSPQSPSQVAQPVDHSVPEIQMSNLLENAFKELCSHVDDMSVDQDINEPLPPGLVDKAKAVVPSHTCKFRPSKSDECIPKIGEYTATAMCRKKLHDYVIRDWKSLFIDCSLQQFLVSWYTSKKTHAYKEKAFTRNKDHLEKHEKESKHCDNSGTAGLPPMIGKYTYHRKKLLRKKSGSSPSVTLGDTGLQNEIVEKSKKLHVTGDVPEKSELKIATVIPKKRRQCKSQTESHVGSPYLQAGDVPEKTELKFSTVIPKKQRQSKSQTELYGGTMSLQAGGMPEKAELKIASVIPKKRSQSKPQTESSVGATSLQAIAKNSSSSKLLKVSHAVKSSKPMEGTPKPSKKMVSAHEGDHNNVEKVVNSNGHDVRLIGEPLTKPSKLKRYRAMDDLKLSCPEKILKVANGAPKKAACKPVAARNIQSGKSKKLNPCPKSFGCARASINGWEWHRWSQNASPAERARVRGIKYVNAEYQRSDINTSQWSNGKGLSARTNRVKMRNLAAAADGADLLKATQLKARKKLLQFQRSKIHDWGLVALEPIEAEDFVIEYVGELIRPRISDIRERHYEKIGIGSSYLFRLDDGYVVDATKRGGVARFINHSCEVEPNCYTKVISVDGHKRIFIYAKRHIAVGEEITYNYKFPLEEKKIPCNCGSKKCRGSLN; encoded by the exons ATGCCTCAACCTTTCGTTGCGAGCGGATGGACGTACGTCAATGAAGTCGGACAAATGTGCGGTCCGTACATTCAAGAGCAACTGTATGAGGGTTTATCCTCTGGGTTCCTCCCCGATGAGCTTCCTGTGTACCCTCTGGTCAATGGCACCTTGATCGCCCCAGTTCCATTGAAGTACTTCAAGCAGTTTCCTGATCATGTCGCCACCGGGTTCGCGTATCTCTCTAATGGCATCTCAACCGCCGCATCCACACCCACATCCACCGATTCTTTTCCATCTTCTCACGGCGGCGATTTGCCTATCCGCGACACACCTGCTCCTGGACCGACACCTTCACCTGCTCCTGTTGTTTATCCTGGTTCCCAGTTCAATTCTGCTTTCCATGCCAATTCCAATCAGCCCATGTCACTG CCAAATGAAGAGTCTTGTTGGTTGTATGTGGATGGTGAAGGGCACAAACGCGGGCCGCATACTCTTTATGAATTATACTCGTGGTATCGATATGGATATCTTCAGGATTCGGTCATG ATTTATCATGTTGAGAATAAGTGTGCGCCCTTCACCCTATTATCTGTTGCAAATGCTTGGAAACCTGGAACTGAAACTGTCGCCAACTCTGATGCCAAAAGCAATGGCACGGGGTCTTCTGTAAGCTTTATATCTGAAATTTCTGAGGGAGTTTCTAGCCAACTGCACCATGGAATTTTGAAGGCAGCTCGCAGGGTTGTCTTAGATGAGATTATCAGCAATGTCATTAATGAGTTTTTtaccacaaaaaaaaatcaaagggtTAATCAGGCCGTGAAGGCTTGTTCCTCGTATAGCAAAACG TCTGAGATTGCTGGAGATATGAAGAACTGTACTGCTGTTTTGTGTGAGGCTGCAGCTTCCGACTCTGTTGCTGATGAGACATGTATCAATCAAGATTACAGCGAACCTCCACCAAGCACGAAATCTGTTGGAAGCATTGAAAACTTTTGGGAGTCGTATGCAGTTGTTTGTAGAATGCTTTTTGATTATTGTATGCAAGTCATGTGGAATGCTGTTTTCTATGATTCAGTGGCAGAGTACTCCTCTTCTTGGAGGAGGAGGAAACTTTGGTCTGGTTCTCCAGTGTGGAGGATACCTTCTAGTGAAGATGCTGAGAAGATTGATAAGTTACCTCATGAAGCT TTACTACCCGGGCAAGATTCTGATGCTTATGATGGTGATTACCCGCCTGGTTTTGAAGTCATGGCAAAGGAATTAGTTGATCATGCACATCCATCAATTATCTCTTCATTGGATCTTAATGGAGGAAATTCATCTAAACAGAAAAGTCCCTCATATGAAGACATGAACTGCATTGTAGAATATGTAGAAAACGAGCTCCAGTTGTCTGCAAAGAATGCTTTGACTGAGTTTGTTGGATCTTTTGTTGATGAGGAGGTCGGGAAATTAGTTACTTCGtctaaacaagaaaatttaatGAAG GAGAATGTCGGCTCTTCTCAGTGTCCCAGCAATAGCATTGGTGGATCTTCAGACTCATGTGATGAATTGAGGATTTCAAGTACAAAATCTACAGAGATGAATCCATCTGATGTATCCCCCCAATCTCCATCGCAAGTAGCACAGCCTGTTGATCATTCTGTACCTGAAATTCAGATGTCCAATTTGTTGGAAAATGCTTTTAAGGAATTATGTTCTCATGTAgatgatatgtctgttgaccaAGACATAAATGAGCCATTGCCCCCTGGACTTGTAGACAAAGCTAAAGCTGTTGTGCCATCACACACTTGCAAATTCCGACCTTCAAAGTCAGATGAATGTATTCCTAAGATTGGAGAATATACTGCCACAGCAATGTGCCGGAAAAAACTACATGATTATGTCATTAGAGATTGGAAATCATTGTTTATTGACTGTTCTCTTCAACAGTTTCTTGTATCATGGTACACTTCAAAGAAGACCCATGCTTATAAG GAAAAAGCATTTACTAGGAATAAAGACCATCTCGAAAAACATGAGAAAGAATCAAAGCATTGTGACAATTCTGGCACCGCAGGACTTCCTCCAATGATTGGTAAATATACGTATCACCGCAAGAAGTTGTTGCGGAAAAAGTCAGGGTCTTCACCGTCTGTAACGTTAGGTGATACTGGGTTACAGAATGAAATAGTGGAAAAGTCAAAGAAATTACATGTTACTGGAGATGTGCCTGAGAAATCAGAGCTAAAAATTGCTACTGTGATTCCTAAGAAGAGAAGACAATGCAAATCCCAAACTGAATCGCATGTTGGATCCCCATATTTGCAAGCTGGAGATGTGCCTGAGAAAACAGAACTAAAATTTTCTACTGTGATTCCTAAGAAGCAAAGACAAAGTAAATCCCAAACTGAATTGTATGGTGGCACCATGTCTTTGCAAGCTGGAGGTATGCCTGAGAAAGCAGAACTAAAAATTGCTTCCGTGATTCCTAAGAAGAGAAGCCAAAGCAAACCCCAAACTGAATCGTCTGTTGGCGCCACATCATTGCAAGCCATTGCTAAGAATTCTAGTAGTAGCAAACTATTGAAGGTTTCCCATGCAGTGAAAA GTAGCAAGCCCATGGAAGGCACTCCTAAACCTAGTAAAAAGATGGTTTCAGCTCACGAAGGGGACCACAATAATGTTGAGAAAGTTGTGAATAGCAATGGTCATGATGTTAGGCTTATAGGAGAGCCTT TAACTAAGCCATCAAAGCTGAAAAGGTATCGCGCAATGGATGATTTGAAATTGTCATGTCCCGAAAAGATCTTGAAAGTAGCCAATGGTGCTCCCAAGAAAGCAGCATGTAAGCCAGTTGCAGCTAGAAATATACAGTCCGGTAAATCCAAGAAACTAAATCCTTGCCCTAAATCTTTTGGATGCGCCCGGGCGTCCATTAATGGCTGGGAATGGCATAGATGGTCACAAAACGCAAGTCCTGCTGAAAGAGCCCGTGTTAGGGGAATTAAATATGTTAATGCTGAGTATCAACGTTCTGATATTAATACATCACAGTGGTCAAATGGCAAGGGTCTTTCTGCAAGAACAAATAGGGTGAAGATGCGCAatcttgctgctgctgctgatggGGCTGACCTTCTGAAAGCTACTCAATTAAAG GCGAGGAAAAAGCTTCTACAATTCCAGAGAAGCAAGATACATGATTGGGGTCTTGTTGCATTGGAGCCAATTGAGGCAGAAGACTTTGTTATTGAATATGTTGGAGAACTGATTCGTCCCAGG ATATCTGATATCCGTGAGCGTCATTACGAGAAGATAGGAATTGGCAGCAGTTATCTTTTTAGGCTTGATGATGGTTATGTG GTTGATGCTACAAAACGTGGAGGAGTTGCTAGATTTATAAACCATTCTTGTGAGGTAGAG CCTAACTGCTACACCAAAGTTATCAGTGTTGATGGTCACAAACGAATCTTCATTTACGCAAAACGGCATATAGCTGTTGGTGAAGAAATTACTTACAATTATAAGTTTCCTTTGGAGGAGAAGAAGATTCCTTGCAACTGTGGTTCGAAAAA GTGTCGTGGATCTTTGAATTAG
- the LOC126587168 gene encoding histone-lysine N-methyltransferase ATXR7 isoform X3, with translation MPQPFVASGWTYVNEVGQMCGPYIQEQLYEGLSSGFLPDELPVYPLVNGTLIAPVPLKYFKQFPDHVATGFAYLSNGISTAASTPTSTDSFPSSHGGDLPIRDTPAPGPTPSPAPVVYPGSQFNSAFHANSNQPMSLPNEESCWLYVDGEGHKRGPHTLYELYSWYRYGYLQDSVMIYHVENKCAPFTLLSVANAWKPGTETVANSDAKSNGTGSSVSFISEISEGVSSQLHHGILKAARRVVLDEIISNVINEFFTTKKNQRVNQAVKACSSYSKTSEIAGDMKNCTAVLCEAAASDSVADETCINQDYSEPPPSTKSVGSIENFWESYAVVCRMLFDYCMQVMWNAVFYDSVAEYSSSWRRRKLWSGSPVWRIPSSEDAEKIDKLPHEALLPGQDSDAYDGDYPPGFEVMAKELVDHAHPSIISSLDLNGGNSSKQKSPSYEDMNCIVEYVENELQLSAKNALTEFVGSFVDEEVGKLVTSSKQENLMKENVGSSQCPSNSIGGSSDSCDELRISSTKSTEMNPSDVSPQSPSQVAQPVDHSVPEIQMSNLLENAFKELCSHVDDMSVDQDINEPLPPGLVDKAKAVVPSHTCKFRPSKSDECIPKIGEYTATAMCRKKLHDYVIRDWKSLFIDCSLQQFLVSWYTSKKTHAYKEKAFTRNKDHLEKHEKESKHCDNSGTAGLPPMIGKYTYHRKKLLRKKSGSSPSVTLGDTGLQNEIVEKSKKLHVTGDVPEKSELKIATVIPKKRRQCKSQTESHVGSPYLQAGDVPEKTELKFSTVIPKKQRQSKSQTELYGGTMSLQAGGMPEKAELKIASVIPKKRSQSKPQTESSVGATSLQAIAKNSSSSKLLKVSHAVKSSKPMEGTPKPSKKMVSAHEGDHNNVEKVVNSNGHDVRLIGEPLTKPSKLKRYRAMDDLKLSCPEKILKVANGAPKKAACKPVAARNIQSGKSKKLNPCPKSFGCARASINGWEWHRWSQNASPAERARVRGIKYVNAEYQRSDINTSQWSNGKGLSARTNRVKMRNLAAAADGADLLKATQLKARKKLLQFQRSKIHDWGLVALEPIEAEDFVIEYVGELIRPRISDIRERHYEKIGIGSSYLFRLDDGYVAGTWSWNFWLRRFHFL, from the exons ATGCCTCAACCTTTCGTTGCGAGCGGATGGACGTACGTCAATGAAGTCGGACAAATGTGCGGTCCGTACATTCAAGAGCAACTGTATGAGGGTTTATCCTCTGGGTTCCTCCCCGATGAGCTTCCTGTGTACCCTCTGGTCAATGGCACCTTGATCGCCCCAGTTCCATTGAAGTACTTCAAGCAGTTTCCTGATCATGTCGCCACCGGGTTCGCGTATCTCTCTAATGGCATCTCAACCGCCGCATCCACACCCACATCCACCGATTCTTTTCCATCTTCTCACGGCGGCGATTTGCCTATCCGCGACACACCTGCTCCTGGACCGACACCTTCACCTGCTCCTGTTGTTTATCCTGGTTCCCAGTTCAATTCTGCTTTCCATGCCAATTCCAATCAGCCCATGTCACTG CCAAATGAAGAGTCTTGTTGGTTGTATGTGGATGGTGAAGGGCACAAACGCGGGCCGCATACTCTTTATGAATTATACTCGTGGTATCGATATGGATATCTTCAGGATTCGGTCATG ATTTATCATGTTGAGAATAAGTGTGCGCCCTTCACCCTATTATCTGTTGCAAATGCTTGGAAACCTGGAACTGAAACTGTCGCCAACTCTGATGCCAAAAGCAATGGCACGGGGTCTTCTGTAAGCTTTATATCTGAAATTTCTGAGGGAGTTTCTAGCCAACTGCACCATGGAATTTTGAAGGCAGCTCGCAGGGTTGTCTTAGATGAGATTATCAGCAATGTCATTAATGAGTTTTTtaccacaaaaaaaaatcaaagggtTAATCAGGCCGTGAAGGCTTGTTCCTCGTATAGCAAAACG TCTGAGATTGCTGGAGATATGAAGAACTGTACTGCTGTTTTGTGTGAGGCTGCAGCTTCCGACTCTGTTGCTGATGAGACATGTATCAATCAAGATTACAGCGAACCTCCACCAAGCACGAAATCTGTTGGAAGCATTGAAAACTTTTGGGAGTCGTATGCAGTTGTTTGTAGAATGCTTTTTGATTATTGTATGCAAGTCATGTGGAATGCTGTTTTCTATGATTCAGTGGCAGAGTACTCCTCTTCTTGGAGGAGGAGGAAACTTTGGTCTGGTTCTCCAGTGTGGAGGATACCTTCTAGTGAAGATGCTGAGAAGATTGATAAGTTACCTCATGAAGCT TTACTACCCGGGCAAGATTCTGATGCTTATGATGGTGATTACCCGCCTGGTTTTGAAGTCATGGCAAAGGAATTAGTTGATCATGCACATCCATCAATTATCTCTTCATTGGATCTTAATGGAGGAAATTCATCTAAACAGAAAAGTCCCTCATATGAAGACATGAACTGCATTGTAGAATATGTAGAAAACGAGCTCCAGTTGTCTGCAAAGAATGCTTTGACTGAGTTTGTTGGATCTTTTGTTGATGAGGAGGTCGGGAAATTAGTTACTTCGtctaaacaagaaaatttaatGAAG GAGAATGTCGGCTCTTCTCAGTGTCCCAGCAATAGCATTGGTGGATCTTCAGACTCATGTGATGAATTGAGGATTTCAAGTACAAAATCTACAGAGATGAATCCATCTGATGTATCCCCCCAATCTCCATCGCAAGTAGCACAGCCTGTTGATCATTCTGTACCTGAAATTCAGATGTCCAATTTGTTGGAAAATGCTTTTAAGGAATTATGTTCTCATGTAgatgatatgtctgttgaccaAGACATAAATGAGCCATTGCCCCCTGGACTTGTAGACAAAGCTAAAGCTGTTGTGCCATCACACACTTGCAAATTCCGACCTTCAAAGTCAGATGAATGTATTCCTAAGATTGGAGAATATACTGCCACAGCAATGTGCCGGAAAAAACTACATGATTATGTCATTAGAGATTGGAAATCATTGTTTATTGACTGTTCTCTTCAACAGTTTCTTGTATCATGGTACACTTCAAAGAAGACCCATGCTTATAAG GAAAAAGCATTTACTAGGAATAAAGACCATCTCGAAAAACATGAGAAAGAATCAAAGCATTGTGACAATTCTGGCACCGCAGGACTTCCTCCAATGATTGGTAAATATACGTATCACCGCAAGAAGTTGTTGCGGAAAAAGTCAGGGTCTTCACCGTCTGTAACGTTAGGTGATACTGGGTTACAGAATGAAATAGTGGAAAAGTCAAAGAAATTACATGTTACTGGAGATGTGCCTGAGAAATCAGAGCTAAAAATTGCTACTGTGATTCCTAAGAAGAGAAGACAATGCAAATCCCAAACTGAATCGCATGTTGGATCCCCATATTTGCAAGCTGGAGATGTGCCTGAGAAAACAGAACTAAAATTTTCTACTGTGATTCCTAAGAAGCAAAGACAAAGTAAATCCCAAACTGAATTGTATGGTGGCACCATGTCTTTGCAAGCTGGAGGTATGCCTGAGAAAGCAGAACTAAAAATTGCTTCCGTGATTCCTAAGAAGAGAAGCCAAAGCAAACCCCAAACTGAATCGTCTGTTGGCGCCACATCATTGCAAGCCATTGCTAAGAATTCTAGTAGTAGCAAACTATTGAAGGTTTCCCATGCAGTGAAAA GTAGCAAGCCCATGGAAGGCACTCCTAAACCTAGTAAAAAGATGGTTTCAGCTCACGAAGGGGACCACAATAATGTTGAGAAAGTTGTGAATAGCAATGGTCATGATGTTAGGCTTATAGGAGAGCCTT TAACTAAGCCATCAAAGCTGAAAAGGTATCGCGCAATGGATGATTTGAAATTGTCATGTCCCGAAAAGATCTTGAAAGTAGCCAATGGTGCTCCCAAGAAAGCAGCATGTAAGCCAGTTGCAGCTAGAAATATACAGTCCGGTAAATCCAAGAAACTAAATCCTTGCCCTAAATCTTTTGGATGCGCCCGGGCGTCCATTAATGGCTGGGAATGGCATAGATGGTCACAAAACGCAAGTCCTGCTGAAAGAGCCCGTGTTAGGGGAATTAAATATGTTAATGCTGAGTATCAACGTTCTGATATTAATACATCACAGTGGTCAAATGGCAAGGGTCTTTCTGCAAGAACAAATAGGGTGAAGATGCGCAatcttgctgctgctgctgatggGGCTGACCTTCTGAAAGCTACTCAATTAAAG GCGAGGAAAAAGCTTCTACAATTCCAGAGAAGCAAGATACATGATTGGGGTCTTGTTGCATTGGAGCCAATTGAGGCAGAAGACTTTGTTATTGAATATGTTGGAGAACTGATTCGTCCCAGG ATATCTGATATCCGTGAGCGTCATTACGAGAAGATAGGAATTGGCAGCAGTTATCTTTTTAGGCTTGATGATGGTTATGTG GCTGGGACCTGGTCATGGAATTTTTGGCTTCGTCGATTTCATTTCCTATAG